A DNA window from Hydra vulgaris chromosome 13, alternate assembly HydraT2T_AEP contains the following coding sequences:
- the LOC136089324 gene encoding uncharacterized protein LOC136089324 — protein MFLFFSEFPIPLSTEDSNESYGKKTSVLIDTDCQLRKNSSESLFNLYADIDGVSSVTRSERQQLYSEINNLRLERDLFMSKFMSLKFNNCNLGINKIRSQPDKCTMVTGLSLPVLEKLLCFLCKGTDENLLKILDSADQIVFCLVKLRHNINIDMLSFMFGFKKTTALDNFWKWIDIMYVKLKYLIKMQDRDHIYNTIPPVFKNKFPRLTSIIDCFEVFVESPSSLMARAQFFSQYKKHCTIKCLISCTPLGAINFISKCYGGRASDNQILRELEFASSKYHMAGDQILADRGFTLQDDFAAGSCSLLINPAFTKGKAQLSASDVEKSRNISSVRIHIERVIGLLKNRYTILQGTLPLRTIKNISDEATSLTLSNCDKIVTVCTALTNLGESIVYDKTHFLS, from the exons atgtttttgtttttttcagaatttcCTATTCCTTTAAGTACTGAAGATTCCAATGAGAGTTACGGAAAAA aaacaaGTGTTCTTATTGACACCGATTGTCAGTTGAGGAAAAATTCCTCTGAGAGTCTTTTCAATTTGTATGCAGATATTGATGGCGTAAGCTCTGTAACTAGATCTGAGAGACAACAACTCTACAGTGAAATAAATAATCTTCGCCTAGAAAGGGATTTATTCATGTCAAAGTTTATGTccctaaaatttaataattgtaatCTGGGAATAAATAAAATTCGATCACAACCTGATAAATGCACTATGGTTACAGGTCTTAGTCTACCAGTATTAGAAAAGCTGCTGTGTTTCCTGTGCAAAGGAACTGAtgaaaatttgcttaaaatattGGATTCAGCAGATCAAATAGTATTTTGCTTAGTAAAGTTGAGACACAACATTAACATTGATATGTTATCGTTTatgtttggttttaaaaaaactactgcATTAGATAATTTTTGGAAATGGATTGATATAATGTAtgttaaattaaagtatttaataaaaatgcaagATAGGGATCATATTTATAACACAATTCCTCCAGTTTTCAAGAACAAATTTCCAAGATTAACGTCGATTATTGATTGTTTTGAGGTTTTTGTGGAATCGCCATCATCCCTTATGGCAAGAGCACAGTTTTTCagccaatataaaaaacattgcacAATAAAATGTCTTATATCATGTACACCTCTTGGAGCcatcaattttatttcaaagtgcTACGGAGGTAGAGCTTCAGATAATCAAATTTTACGTGAATTAGAATTTGCATCTAGCAAGTACCATATGGCAGGTGATCAAATTTTAGCAGATAGAGGTTTTACATTGCAAGATGATTTTGCTGCTGGAAGCTGCTCTTTGTTGATAAACCCAGCTTTTACGAAAGGTAAAGCTCAACTTTCTGCTTCAGATGTAGAAAAATCTCGTAATATATCATCGGTTAGGATACATATTGAAAGAGTTATTGGACTATTAAAAAATCGCTACACAATTCTTCAAGGTACTTTGCCACTGcgaacaattaaaaacatttctgacGAAGCTACGTCACTTACTCTTTCTAATTGTGACAAAATAGTAACCGTATGCACTGCTCTGACAAACCTTGGGGAAAGTATCGTTTACGACAAAACTCACTTTTTatcttag